From one Paenibacillus sp. FSL K6-1330 genomic stretch:
- a CDS encoding PLP-dependent aminotransferase family protein has protein sequence MDTKHEQIVAYMIREVEGGHIRSGHKLPSVRAVAKMFSCSPNTVVRAYQTLERDDVIYPVAKSGYYLVEGKNRTSARTESEPIDFASTTPRGDFLPFQEMEHCLRKAISVYKEELFGYTDPQGIFSLRNELSRYFYGQQIFAKPDHIAVVTGAQQAFSILTRLPFPGEGQAVLVEQPTYFGFFAAARVAGCPVIGIQRDERGIDMEVLESHFRSGQIKFFYTVPRFLNPLGTSYSLEQKLRIAELARQYDVYIVEDDYLADLEEDAKADPLYALDQSNHVIYVKSFSKTILPGIRMGAVILPELLLDLFITYKNAADVSSPILSQGALEIYIKSGMYRRHAARIRAHYREKMRYATEVCARVFGSGISYTCPSSGVFITLRLPKYVKASVLQERLMQRGVSVTNVDLHLLPENQQNDRIRLCIIGVEKPRIEAGLTVIEQEIRRLERRMR, from the coding sequence ATGGACACGAAGCACGAGCAAATTGTTGCGTATATGATCCGGGAAGTGGAAGGGGGGCATATCCGGTCAGGCCATAAGCTGCCTTCGGTCCGGGCCGTGGCCAAAATGTTCTCCTGTAGTCCCAACACGGTCGTTCGTGCATATCAGACCTTGGAGCGCGATGATGTCATCTACCCGGTAGCCAAGAGCGGATACTACCTTGTAGAAGGGAAGAACCGCACCTCGGCGCGAACGGAAAGCGAGCCGATTGATTTCGCCTCAACGACACCCCGGGGCGATTTTTTGCCGTTCCAGGAGATGGAGCACTGCTTACGGAAGGCGATTTCCGTGTATAAGGAGGAGCTGTTCGGTTACACCGATCCGCAGGGGATCTTCTCTTTAAGGAACGAGCTGAGCAGGTACTTCTATGGGCAGCAGATCTTTGCGAAACCCGATCACATCGCTGTGGTCACTGGAGCGCAGCAAGCCTTCTCGATCCTGACGCGTTTGCCTTTTCCGGGTGAGGGGCAGGCGGTGCTGGTAGAACAGCCGACGTATTTCGGTTTCTTTGCGGCAGCGCGCGTTGCAGGATGTCCGGTGATCGGAATCCAGCGCGATGAGCGGGGTATCGACATGGAGGTGTTGGAGTCTCATTTTCGCAGTGGACAGATCAAATTCTTCTATACGGTACCGAGATTCCTTAACCCGCTAGGCACCTCGTATTCGCTGGAGCAGAAGCTGCGTATCGCAGAGCTTGCCCGGCAGTATGATGTCTATATCGTGGAAGACGATTATCTGGCGGATCTGGAGGAGGATGCGAAGGCAGACCCCTTGTACGCACTGGATCAGTCAAACCATGTCATCTATGTCAAAAGCTTCTCGAAAACGATTCTGCCGGGCATTCGAATGGGTGCCGTTATTCTTCCCGAGCTCTTGCTGGATTTGTTCATAACGTATAAGAACGCTGCGGACGTTTCATCTCCGATTCTCTCTCAAGGCGCCCTTGAAATTTATATCAAGAGTGGAATGTACAGGCGCCATGCCGCCAGAATTCGGGCGCATTACCGGGAGAAGATGCGATATGCCACCGAGGTGTGTGCCCGTGTCTTCGGCAGCGGCATTTCCTATACTTGCCCTTCCTCCGGCGTGTTCATCACCCTCCGCCTCCCGAAATACGTAAAGGCATCTGTACTGCAGGAGCGCCTGATGCAAAGAGGGGTTTCGGTTACGAACGTGGATTTGCACCTGCTGCCTGAGAATCAGCAAAATGACCGGATTCGGTTATGTATAATCGGGGTGGAGAAACCCCGGATTGAGGCGGGATTGACGGTCATCGAGCAGGAGATCAGGCGCCTGGAGCGGAGGATGAGATAG
- a CDS encoding SgcJ/EcaC family oxidoreductase: MIGIQEDRQAIQTLLASLSKAWGEGSGRAYAECFTEEADYVTFNGQHLKGRRAIDEVHQELWNGVLRDSKLVAGPTPTELRFLTPELAIAHATGAVQLRFHKKPPTSRFSINTNVLIKQNGEWKISAFHNCRIQKPGWIQRLMMRLKSKSS, translated from the coding sequence ATGATCGGTATCCAGGAGGATCGCCAAGCGATCCAAACATTATTGGCTTCGCTGTCCAAGGCATGGGGAGAAGGTAGCGGCCGAGCTTATGCGGAATGCTTTACAGAAGAAGCGGACTACGTGACATTTAACGGACAGCACTTGAAGGGGCGCAGGGCGATTGATGAGGTCCATCAGGAGTTGTGGAACGGGGTTCTGCGAGATTCCAAGCTGGTGGCGGGACCCACCCCAACTGAACTGCGTTTCCTGACCCCGGAGCTTGCGATAGCCCACGCAACAGGAGCGGTACAGCTAAGATTTCATAAGAAGCCGCCCACCAGCCGATTCTCGATTAATACCAACGTGCTCATCAAACAGAACGGGGAATGGAAGATATCCGCATTTCACAACTGCCGGATTCAGAAGCCAGGCTGGATTCAGCGGTTGATGATGCGTTTGAAATCAAAATCCAGCTGA
- a CDS encoding sigma-70 family RNA polymerase sigma factor — translation MFQWIEAARRGSAEAQESLVQHFTGMALAVNYDKLQDQHLAEDAVQEAFTEAFANLHKLQDPQRFPGWFKVIVERQCYRDFRRKQFQTLPLHEMELPVGDQRSLESVVEKRELVGQLHATIADLPPGMRIAVQLYYFQGYSLREISQYLDISLPALKKRLFDARRKLKNTLHVADFVSVFTDLYEGGKRMLHIVNGDSVGDKLKQGNIQGDILVWRELYSFGPVFTKMDVPNHRRTRAQYLEQTLGIPQKEYIGTCEAQERKLQDFQQYDEIVLWFEHDLFDQTMLSYLLHWFKEQSLGNTKLSLLCIGAYPGIELFRGLGQLSTEQLETLSGTWHTIGEQELMLGSMLWEAYTSDLPEKHQRMLEVDSSALPFARAAFAAHLARLPSVINGLGIIEQTTLEAVAGGIHKPHELFRKVGDQLHTLGMGDLEFWYYLAKLTEGPDSLLVIDGTAPFPDFKLAVPHFQDRVLQVTSLGHEVLAGKTDYACTGTIDKWVGGLQVRGKAPIWRWNPERKSIVRMGESD, via the coding sequence GTGTTCCAGTGGATTGAGGCAGCCCGGCGGGGCAGTGCGGAGGCCCAGGAAAGCTTGGTTCAGCATTTTACCGGCATGGCGCTGGCCGTGAACTACGATAAATTGCAGGATCAACATTTAGCGGAAGATGCCGTGCAGGAGGCATTTACGGAGGCTTTTGCGAATCTGCATAAGCTGCAGGATCCCCAGCGTTTTCCCGGATGGTTCAAAGTGATCGTTGAGCGGCAGTGTTACAGGGACTTTCGCCGCAAGCAGTTTCAGACGTTACCGCTGCATGAGATGGAATTGCCGGTAGGAGATCAGCGAAGCTTGGAGTCGGTTGTGGAAAAGAGAGAGCTGGTCGGTCAGCTGCATGCCACGATCGCAGATTTGCCACCCGGCATGCGGATTGCGGTCCAGCTCTATTATTTTCAAGGCTACAGCCTGCGGGAGATCTCGCAATATTTGGATATATCCCTGCCGGCTTTGAAGAAGCGACTCTTTGATGCCCGGCGGAAGCTGAAGAACACGCTGCACGTAGCCGACTTTGTATCGGTGTTCACCGATCTGTATGAGGGAGGAAAACGTATGCTGCACATCGTTAATGGAGATTCGGTAGGAGATAAGCTGAAGCAAGGGAACATTCAAGGGGACATTCTGGTGTGGCGAGAGCTTTATTCTTTTGGTCCGGTCTTCACGAAGATGGACGTGCCGAATCATCGGAGAACCAGAGCTCAGTATCTGGAGCAAACGCTGGGGATTCCGCAGAAGGAATATATCGGGACCTGCGAGGCGCAGGAGAGGAAGCTTCAGGATTTTCAGCAATATGATGAAATCGTGCTCTGGTTTGAGCATGATCTGTTTGACCAGACGATGCTGTCTTATTTGCTGCATTGGTTTAAGGAGCAGTCACTGGGAAATACGAAGCTGAGTCTGCTGTGCATTGGCGCATACCCGGGCATCGAGCTTTTTCGTGGGTTGGGGCAGCTCAGCACGGAGCAGCTCGAGACTTTATCGGGCACATGGCACACGATTGGAGAACAAGAGCTCATGCTGGGCAGTATGTTGTGGGAAGCCTATACTTCGGATCTGCCGGAGAAACATCAGCGCATGCTGGAGGTTGATTCCTCGGCACTGCCTTTTGCTAGGGCTGCATTTGCGGCCCATCTGGCACGGCTGCCCTCCGTGATTAATGGACTTGGGATCATTGAGCAGACCACGTTAGAGGCTGTAGCGGGCGGAATCCATAAGCCTCATGAGTTATTCCGAAAGGTAGGTGACCAGCTCCATACACTGGGAATGGGAGATCTGGAGTTCTGGTATTACCTGGCGAAGCTGACAGAGGGACCGGATTCCTTGCTCGTTATCGATGGTACAGCACCTTTTCCCGACTTTAAACTAGCTGTACCCCATTTCCAAGATCGGGTGCTGCAAGTGACGAGTCTGGGGCATGAGGTGCTAGCGGGTAAGACCGACTATGCCTGCACCGGAACGATCGATAAATGGGTAGGAGGCTTGCAGGTAAGGGGTAAGGCTCCGATATGGCGCTGGAACCCGGAGCGGAAGTCGATTGTGCGGATGGGCGAATCTGATTAA
- a CDS encoding MFS transporter: MKKDRGYAWIILLYLWTLGFAAAISRFVMSYYQHEMARDLDVDLTFISFTWSFNIAVAAICSPLGGWLTDKYGPKKMMLLNALFGVLSMLTVLTLHHPAGFFIGLGLLSGLSGMAASTGYVVVTSWFSRHKAKALMIMTSASSLGLAILTPLFVSNRDWLDWTTAFTITLWITLISIPLTFLIMKERQPGQHREKPAVSDSPPSTGRLPSLSIAREMVTNRTVLLVVFALFTCGFSMGTVEMHLMAIHRHDHVGSVMFTSSLSILGLLELAGGLLFALLLDRMSRSLALSFLYAFRILAFTMLFLHFSISPIVFSVIFGASYLGAIPGGILVASEAMGNRSVGLQTGTLLIFHQAGAVLGSFSGGFLFDLTNSYQWLIGLNLMFSALSAMGYYHLHRTSNRRRSVPGQSSAEA; the protein is encoded by the coding sequence ATGAAAAAAGATCGGGGTTATGCGTGGATCATACTACTGTATCTATGGACACTTGGTTTTGCAGCGGCAATCAGCCGGTTTGTTATGTCTTATTACCAGCACGAAATGGCACGGGATTTGGACGTGGACCTGACCTTTATTAGCTTCACATGGTCCTTCAACATTGCCGTCGCCGCTATCTGTTCTCCCCTCGGCGGATGGTTAACCGATAAATACGGCCCAAAAAAAATGATGCTCCTGAACGCCCTGTTTGGTGTACTGTCCATGCTGACCGTGCTTACGCTTCATCATCCGGCGGGATTTTTCATAGGACTCGGACTGCTCTCCGGCCTCTCCGGCATGGCCGCGAGTACAGGATATGTCGTGGTTACAAGCTGGTTCAGCCGGCATAAGGCGAAAGCGCTCATGATCATGACCAGCGCAAGCTCCCTCGGCCTGGCCATACTGACGCCTCTATTTGTCAGCAATCGGGATTGGCTTGACTGGACAACGGCATTCACCATCACCTTGTGGATTACGCTCATTTCCATACCGCTCACTTTCCTTATCATGAAGGAACGCCAACCGGGTCAGCACAGAGAGAAACCCGCTGTTTCGGATTCACCCCCATCAACGGGACGACTGCCGTCCCTCTCGATCGCCAGGGAGATGGTAACCAACCGGACGGTACTCCTGGTGGTCTTTGCCTTGTTCACTTGCGGCTTCAGCATGGGAACGGTTGAAATGCACCTTATGGCCATCCACCGGCATGATCATGTCGGCTCGGTAATGTTCACATCCTCACTGAGCATTCTCGGTCTGCTTGAGTTGGCAGGCGGGCTGCTGTTTGCCTTGCTCCTGGATCGGATGTCCAGAAGTTTGGCACTGTCCTTCCTGTATGCATTCCGAATTCTGGCCTTTACGATGCTGTTTCTGCACTTCAGCATTTCTCCGATCGTCTTCTCGGTCATCTTCGGAGCCAGTTATTTAGGGGCCATCCCCGGTGGCATATTGGTGGCTAGCGAAGCTATGGGCAATCGCTCTGTTGGATTGCAGACAGGAACGCTGCTTATTTTCCATCAAGCGGGAGCTGTTCTCGGTTCTTTTTCCGGCGGATTCCTGTTTGACCTCACGAACAGCTACCAATGGTTGATCGGCCTCAACCTGATGTTCAGCGCCTTGTCGGCTATGGGCTACTATCATCTTCATCGTACGTCGAATCGAAGACGTTCCGTCCCGGGTCAGTCGTCGGCCGAGGCTTAA
- a CDS encoding ABC transporter permease: MSFPQFAFNNVRRNGRQYFAYLLSSSFMVMIFFTYAVFIYHPAIENSPMGTMTRTGMTIATVIVYVFAFLFVLYSISVFLKSRNREFGILTILGAEAKQINWLIFLENILIGAIAIVTGIASGMLLSKVFLLISTKVIDMDELPFYWPVKAMLLTAGAFAALFLVISLFTLLFIRKNQVLELLKGTSKPKTEPKANLFLALLGVVLLTIGFTVLRVKELDPTGLMIAAVTGIMGTYFFYSQLSVWVVRMLQRNRATTWKGTNLLWISEMSYKIKDNARMLFLVTVVVALASMSTGFVLAMQQSIKSVYLDNPYALSYTYYSDADETKVQDELALIEKRLQSEGLEYKRAEVETIYYRLSANGEDSLHIMPQSQYDRLAAMMNTKPAGTLGENEALLTETPNAAKKSKGKLTEADIDLSGQPYSFSLENRTDRIAAVVYSGRLLVVTDTMFEELRGENKADGISVSHTYPYILPDSQGLPQKDDPETKLGLELSEWNRDAIHEGYVQSRAENYYTNKQGFSLFSFIGVFVALIFSISSASFLYFKLHTELSADQAMYRSLSKIGLSAREMNISATIQIAVLFFIPILVAALQSLVVLGPILGYLDVPYVSGPVLVASSAFLVAQTIYFLIARARYIKSVNGMMV, translated from the coding sequence GTGAGCTTTCCTCAATTCGCGTTTAACAACGTCCGGCGTAACGGGCGTCAGTATTTCGCTTACCTGCTTAGCAGCTCGTTCATGGTCATGATCTTCTTTACGTATGCGGTATTCATCTATCATCCGGCTATCGAGAATTCGCCTATGGGTACCATGACACGTACGGGAATGACGATTGCCACGGTCATCGTCTACGTGTTTGCGTTCTTATTCGTGCTATATTCGATCAGCGTCTTCCTGAAGTCGCGGAACCGGGAGTTCGGCATTCTTACGATCCTCGGAGCCGAAGCCAAACAGATCAATTGGCTGATCTTCCTGGAGAACATTCTGATCGGTGCCATTGCCATCGTAACGGGCATCGCCAGCGGAATGCTGTTATCCAAGGTATTCCTGCTCATCAGCACCAAAGTAATTGATATGGACGAGCTGCCGTTCTATTGGCCGGTCAAAGCGATGCTGCTGACCGCCGGTGCGTTCGCCGCGCTGTTTCTCGTCATTTCGCTCTTTACCTTGTTATTTATCCGGAAGAATCAGGTCCTGGAGCTTCTCAAAGGCACCAGCAAACCGAAAACCGAACCAAAAGCCAATCTGTTCCTGGCCCTCTTGGGCGTGGTGCTGCTTACCATCGGCTTTACGGTCCTTCGCGTCAAAGAGTTAGATCCTACGGGATTGATGATCGCCGCGGTAACCGGCATTATGGGCACGTATTTCTTCTACTCCCAATTATCTGTATGGGTTGTCCGCATGCTGCAGCGAAATCGCGCGACTACCTGGAAAGGTACAAACCTGCTGTGGATTTCCGAAATGAGTTACAAGATTAAGGATAATGCCCGCATGCTGTTTCTGGTCACGGTTGTGGTTGCGCTGGCTTCCATGAGCACCGGTTTCGTACTGGCCATGCAGCAATCGATCAAATCAGTGTATTTGGATAACCCGTACGCGCTTAGCTACACCTACTATAGCGATGCCGACGAGACTAAGGTGCAGGATGAGCTGGCCCTGATTGAAAAGCGACTCCAGTCAGAAGGGCTTGAGTATAAACGGGCGGAGGTCGAGACCATCTACTATCGCTTGTCAGCGAATGGAGAGGACTCCTTGCACATCATGCCGCAATCCCAATACGACCGTTTGGCTGCCATGATGAATACCAAGCCGGCTGGGACACTCGGCGAGAATGAAGCCTTATTGACGGAAACCCCGAATGCAGCGAAGAAGAGTAAGGGGAAACTAACGGAAGCGGATATCGATTTATCCGGTCAGCCCTACTCTTTCAGCTTGGAGAACCGGACAGACCGGATTGCGGCTGTGGTATATAGCGGCAGATTGCTGGTCGTTACGGACACCATGTTTGAAGAGCTAAGGGGAGAGAACAAAGCAGATGGAATCAGTGTGAGTCATACGTATCCGTATATTCTTCCCGATTCCCAAGGGCTCCCTCAAAAGGATGACCCTGAAACCAAGCTCGGCCTTGAGCTGTCGGAATGGAACCGGGATGCCATTCATGAAGGGTATGTTCAATCCAGGGCGGAGAACTATTACACCAATAAACAAGGATTTTCGTTATTCAGCTTTATCGGGGTGTTTGTTGCCTTGATATTCTCAATCTCATCGGCAAGTTTCTTGTATTTCAAACTGCATACGGAGCTTTCAGCTGATCAAGCGATGTATCGTTCTCTGTCCAAGATTGGACTCAGTGCGCGGGAGATGAACATCTCCGCAACGATTCAGATTGCCGTACTATTCTTTATCCCCATCCTGGTTGCAGCCCTGCAGTCCCTGGTTGTGCTCGGTCCGATTCTCGGATATCTGGATGTTCCGTATGTAAGCGGTCCTGTGTTGGTTGCCTCATCGGCATTCCTGGTCGCCCAAACGATCTATTTCTTGATCGCCAGAGCCCGTTATATTAAATCCGTGAATGGAATGATGGTGTGA
- a CDS encoding DUF418 domain-containing protein, with product MHIEQKDTVTQHRPATGKGRLHFLDQFRGFALLGLPFVNVLALWLIATPETSADFWLQRGLNFFVEARFYTIFTFLFGLGFYMFLSRSASSGGKPRLRLYIRRLAILVLIGFIHQQYQSGEALFHYAIVGLLAVPLYWAPRRVNLGIGLAGFTFAAIMGIKLLTIPFLILLGLAAGQYRLMDIISEGLRLSKLRMVWLLSLFGTVIAIGAMWWAAPPESMSPFLFKIEGESPSPTMEAAFTLAHIGIATGPLVSVFYLSSLLMLQRARIGAKMLYPLQAYGRMALTNYIGQTVFLVGIQRLILDASPTTYVVSTLVSLGIVAFQIIASNLWMRWFQFGPLEWLWRCGTYGSIVPIRKKTGAL from the coding sequence ATGCATATAGAACAAAAAGACACAGTGACTCAGCATCGGCCTGCTACCGGAAAGGGGCGATTACATTTTTTAGACCAGTTCAGGGGGTTTGCCCTCCTTGGTCTGCCGTTTGTTAACGTATTGGCACTCTGGCTCATCGCCACGCCGGAAACCTCAGCGGATTTTTGGCTGCAGCGAGGGCTTAACTTTTTCGTAGAAGCCCGATTCTACACCATCTTCACGTTCCTGTTCGGACTTGGGTTCTACATGTTTCTATCCCGAAGCGCTTCATCGGGAGGTAAGCCGAGACTCCGGCTGTATATTCGCCGGTTAGCGATTCTGGTGCTGATCGGGTTCATACATCAGCAGTATCAATCCGGGGAGGCCTTGTTTCATTATGCGATTGTCGGTCTGCTTGCGGTTCCACTCTATTGGGCACCGCGGAGGGTTAATCTTGGCATTGGCTTGGCGGGGTTTACATTTGCGGCGATCATGGGTATCAAACTGCTGACCATCCCGTTCCTGATCCTGTTAGGTCTGGCCGCAGGCCAATATCGATTAATGGACATCATCAGCGAGGGATTACGGTTAAGCAAGCTGCGCATGGTTTGGCTGCTGTCGTTATTTGGAACCGTCATTGCCATCGGGGCTATGTGGTGGGCAGCACCTCCCGAATCGATGTCACCGTTTCTATTCAAGATAGAAGGCGAATCACCATCTCCAACCATGGAAGCGGCCTTCACTTTGGCACATATCGGGATAGCGACGGGCCCTCTCGTGTCCGTATTTTATCTAAGCTCACTCTTAATGCTTCAGCGTGCCCGCATAGGTGCGAAGATGCTGTATCCGTTGCAAGCATATGGGCGAATGGCGCTTACCAACTACATTGGACAGACCGTCTTTCTGGTAGGGATTCAGCGTTTGATCCTAGACGCCTCGCCCACCACGTATGTTGTATCGACACTCGTTTCCCTAGGGATTGTGGCCTTCCAGATCATAGCCAGCAATCTGTGGATGCGTTGGTTCCAATTCGGACCTCTCGAATGGTTGTGGCGATGTGGTACCTATGGGTCCATCGTGCCAATTCGCAAAAAAACAGGAGCCCTATAG
- a CDS encoding DJ-1/PfpI family protein translates to MKMAFILFHGMTSLDLIGFTEVMTRLSRIRPDSEISWDYCAMSQQITDDRGLEYVISKVRPNLSKYDLVFVPGGFTTRELRFDPDVLNWLRTAREAQHLVSVCTGSLLLGAAGLLEGKRATSNGSAYELLAPYCKEVVHARIVQDNRLFTGSGVSSSIDLGLYVLERLTDAATAERVKSDMSYPYYQTGNSSSVYHAKTGV, encoded by the coding sequence ATGAAAATGGCTTTTATTCTGTTCCATGGGATGACATCCCTGGACCTTATCGGCTTCACCGAAGTGATGACCAGGCTCTCCCGCATCCGTCCCGACTCGGAAATCTCCTGGGATTACTGCGCGATGAGCCAGCAAATTACGGATGATCGCGGACTGGAGTATGTCATATCCAAGGTAAGACCGAATCTGTCGAAATATGACCTGGTCTTCGTGCCTGGCGGCTTTACTACGCGGGAGTTGAGGTTCGACCCCGATGTACTGAATTGGCTGCGGACAGCCCGGGAAGCACAACATCTCGTATCCGTGTGCACCGGATCGCTGCTGCTTGGCGCGGCCGGGTTGCTGGAGGGCAAGCGGGCTACCTCCAATGGTTCGGCTTACGAGCTTTTGGCACCCTACTGCAAGGAGGTCGTTCATGCACGCATTGTACAGGATAACCGCCTCTTTACGGGCAGCGGGGTTTCTTCATCCATCGATCTTGGCCTGTACGTGCTGGAGAGGTTAACCGATGCAGCCACCGCGGAACGGGTGAAATCGGATATGAGCTACCCGTATTACCAGACGGGAAACTCATCCTCGGTCTATCATGCCAAGACAGGCGTATAA
- a CDS encoding MerR family transcriptional regulator — MMKISAFAKVSGISIKTLRYYDELGLLKPAHVDEQSGYRYYSEEQLLTVKRIASYKEQGFTLEQLMPFFEEDLETDVVKHKLADKMTELQHAMQTLQQQLEGVNSRMSRLEPSEAGDPAGSIRIREVPSQLAASIRDQVPRSQLCLLLDEITKYAILYGEEEASQLTILWHNHDSENADIEVAVPITRDIPANGRVRVDFLPELQSAASLVHRCDPYGYSCLALPELKAWISSQGFVQSDREPIREIYLTSDKDIYGKKRPAELLIPLQGNME, encoded by the coding sequence ATGATGAAGATCAGCGCTTTTGCCAAGGTCAGCGGCATTTCCATCAAGACATTGCGATATTATGATGAGCTGGGCCTATTGAAGCCGGCCCATGTTGATGAACAAAGCGGATACCGTTACTATTCCGAGGAGCAGCTTCTGACCGTCAAGCGAATTGCCTCTTACAAGGAACAGGGGTTTACATTGGAACAGCTCATGCCTTTTTTTGAAGAGGATCTAGAAACCGATGTCGTAAAGCACAAACTTGCGGATAAAATGACGGAGCTTCAGCATGCGATGCAGACCCTCCAGCAGCAGCTGGAGGGAGTGAACAGCAGGATGTCGCGCTTGGAACCATCCGAAGCCGGTGATCCGGCAGGCTCCATCCGTATCCGGGAAGTCCCATCCCAGCTCGCCGCTTCCATTCGCGACCAAGTCCCCCGTAGCCAGCTATGTCTCTTGCTTGATGAGATTACGAAATACGCTATCTTATATGGAGAAGAGGAAGCTAGCCAACTAACCATCCTTTGGCATAATCACGACAGCGAGAATGCCGACATCGAAGTCGCAGTCCCCATAACTAGGGACATACCTGCTAATGGTCGGGTGCGTGTAGACTTCCTACCGGAGTTGCAATCTGCCGCATCTCTTGTCCATCGTTGTGATCCGTACGGCTATAGCTGTCTCGCCTTACCCGAGCTCAAGGCATGGATTTCGTCCCAAGGCTTCGTTCAATCGGACCGGGAGCCGATCCGCGAGATCTATCTCACCTCGGATAAAGATATCTACGGCAAGAAGCGTCCTGCGGAATTGCTTATCCCCTTACAAGGTAACATGGAGTAA
- a CDS encoding SDR family oxidoreductase, with protein sequence MKRLEGKIALVTGGSRGIGKGIALRLAEEGALVAVHYGTRRDAADEVVQTIQKQGGRAIALGAKLESVAGATRLIHSLEEELLRITEDNRFDILVNNAGIGTSNTFEETTEESFDELLAVNVKALFFLVQQALPLLRDGGRIVNISSGVTRIAYPHIMAYNITKGAINTFTLHLAKLLGPRGITVNAVLPGIVDTDVNAAWLHTPEGQLHAAEMSALGRIGQPSDIADVVAFLASSDGRWVTGQMVDATGGSHL encoded by the coding sequence ATGAAACGATTGGAAGGCAAAATTGCATTGGTTACAGGCGGAAGCCGAGGAATCGGCAAAGGAATCGCGCTTCGGCTGGCGGAAGAAGGCGCGCTGGTCGCTGTTCATTACGGAACTCGCCGAGATGCGGCGGATGAGGTTGTTCAGACTATTCAAAAACAGGGTGGGCGAGCTATCGCCCTGGGTGCCAAACTGGAATCGGTAGCCGGAGCAACAAGGCTTATTCATTCATTGGAGGAGGAACTTCTTCGCATAACGGAGGACAACCGTTTCGATATTCTGGTGAATAACGCAGGTATCGGAACCTCCAACACCTTTGAAGAGACGACCGAGGAAAGCTTCGATGAGCTGCTTGCCGTCAATGTAAAAGCACTGTTCTTCCTGGTCCAACAGGCGCTGCCGCTCCTTCGTGACGGCGGACGCATCGTCAACATCTCCTCCGGTGTTACGCGTATCGCCTATCCGCATATTATGGCTTACAACATAACCAAGGGAGCCATCAACACGTTCACCTTGCATCTCGCCAAGCTGCTGGGTCCACGTGGGATCACGGTGAATGCGGTTCTACCAGGCATCGTGGATACGGATGTGAATGCTGCATGGCTGCATACACCGGAAGGGCAGTTGCATGCCGCGGAGATGTCCGCGCTTGGCCGAATCGGCCAGCCGTCCGATATTGCAGATGTCGTCGCGTTTCTCGCATCCAGCGACGGACGCTGGGTAACAGGACAAATGGTTGACGCAACCGGCGGTTCACATCTGTAA
- a CDS encoding aminoglycoside phosphotransferase family protein: protein MKKGTQIGRGRSAEVYEWGESQALKLYYEGYPPEWVTYEAEMGRIVAEAGVPAPAVFDMVDIEGRTGLVYERVTGPSMLHQVQSSPRKLMKCAREMARLQHAMHGCTTTLLPPQKERLEHAILDASGILQGKAQAICKVLDSFPEGDSICHGDFHPDNVIVAESGYRAIDWNNATIGDPLCDIARTSLMFQSPFHPLEQSSLMVIPLRMARILWNKIYLNEYRRLSHAKMEEIDRWMLPVAAARLREDVPGERAWLLGLIDDRLRVYA, encoded by the coding sequence TTGAAGAAGGGTACACAGATTGGAAGAGGCAGGAGCGCAGAGGTGTATGAATGGGGAGAGTCTCAGGCTTTAAAGCTGTATTATGAAGGGTACCCCCCGGAATGGGTGACATATGAGGCGGAGATGGGCCGCATCGTTGCGGAAGCGGGCGTGCCTGCCCCTGCCGTCTTTGACATGGTGGATATCGAGGGACGAACGGGGCTGGTGTATGAACGGGTGACAGGACCGTCGATGCTGCATCAGGTTCAATCGTCACCGCGCAAGCTCATGAAGTGCGCCCGTGAGATGGCACGGCTCCAACATGCGATGCATGGCTGCACGACAACCTTGCTGCCGCCTCAAAAAGAAAGGCTGGAGCATGCAATTCTTGATGCAAGCGGCATCCTGCAGGGAAAGGCGCAGGCCATATGCAAGGTACTGGACTCTTTTCCTGAGGGGGACTCCATCTGTCATGGCGACTTCCACCCGGACAATGTGATCGTGGCGGAGAGCGGATACCGGGCGATCGATTGGAATAACGCCACGATTGGTGACCCTCTATGCGACATTGCCAGGACATCCCTGATGTTTCAATCTCCTTTTCATCCGCTCGAACAGTCGAGCCTTATGGTGATTCCGCTTCGGATGGCCCGAATCCTGTGGAATAAAATATACCTGAATGAATATCGTCGATTATCTCATGCAAAGATGGAGGAGATCGACCGCTGGATGCTGCCGGTAGCGGCAGCCAGGCTGAGAGAGGATGTCCCTGGAGAAAGAGCATGGCTGCTGGGTCTAATTGATGATCGGCTGCGTGTTTATGCTTAA